Part of the Jatrophihabitans sp. GAS493 genome, GAATCCTGGAATGAGAGTCCCTCGACCAGTGAGCCCGGGACGTAGAGCGAGTAGGTGATCGTGTTCCCCGGCTCGACGAACATCGCGCCGCCGCCGCTGATTCGACGCACCACCTGGATGCCGTAGCGTTCGGCACCCTCGGCATTCACCTCATTACGGACCGACTGGAATGACCCGATAACCACGCAGGGTTCAGACCACTCCCAGACCCGCAGGGTGGGTGGCCGACGCCCGGCGGCGACCTCCTCCAGCAGCGTCTGATCCATGCTCATGTGGTAGAGCGGCGAGCGCGGGGGCTCGTGAATGAGCTGCCAATCGTGATCGGTCCAGCTGGTCGCCGCCGCCAGCGCCCGCCGGACCGCGGTGGCCACGCTGGCTGTACTGAAGCCGTACATGACGGTCTCCGGCGGGAGGGCGCGCTGCACGACGGCGGACAGTGACTCGCCGGTGGAGTTCGCCGGTTGGCCGTCGAGGGCTTCGTTGATCAGCAGCAGAGCCTCATCCGGTTCGAGGAAGAAATCGCCGGATACCCGTACATTCCTCAGGGTTGCGTCGACGACGTCGAGGTCGACCACGACCAACTTGCCCCCTGGCACCTTGAACTCGCCGTGCACTTCGACCCCACTCCCGGTAGTTACTAGTTCAAGTAACTCACGAATACGGTCGAAATAGTCCCAACCTGTGGGCTATCAGCCTACTTTCCGGCAGAGTTCGGGCCCTGTTCACCGATGCTGGCCAGTTCCTTGATCACATCCGCGATCTGCGATGCGCCGTCGGCAACATGCCCGAACGTGTCCCGGGTCTGGGCGGTGATCACCGACTGCTCCTCGACGGCCGCGGCGATGGTCGTGGTGTAACCGTCGATCTGGTCGATGACCTCGGAGACCTGCACCATCGACTCCAGCGCATTGCCGGTTCCGGAGGTGATACGCGCGGCGATGGCGCTGATCGTGTCGGTTGCCGTCGCGGTGTCCCGGGCCAGATCCTTCACCTCGGCGGCGACAACCGCGAAGCCCTTCCCCGCCTCACCGGCTCGAGCGGCCTCGATAGTGGCGTTGAGGGCGAGCAGGTTCGTCTGCGCGGCGATACCGGTGATGACCCCGACCAGGCGGGTGATGTCCTCGACCTCGTCGCCGAGGGCGGAGATGACGGTGCTGGTTCCCTTCACCAGGTCGACCGCACCGGTGGTGACGACGGAGACATTGCTGACGTTGGTCGAGATCTCGCGGATCGCCGAGTCGATGGAGGCGACCGCGGTGGCCGCAGCCGAGACACCCTCGGAGACGTTGCCGGATGCGCCGCTGAGTGAGTGGATCTGCTCGTCGACGCTCTCCCGGCTCTCGCGGGCCTGGGCGTCGGCCGCGGCGAGAGCCCGGTCGTTCTCGAGACGCTCGGCGTTGTTACGGCGTTCGGCGTCCAGCTGGTCGGCGAGGGCCTCACGGGCCTGGGTCTCGGCGACGGTCGCATCGATCTGGGAGGCCTCGGCGAAGCGCCAGAAGGTGATCTGCGCGGCGGCCGCGCCAAGAACGAAAGCGGCGTGGATGAGGGCCCAGAGAACCGGCTTCTGCGCCTCGGTGCTGCCCATCGAGAAGAGGTGCATGGGCATCCAGATCGCCATCGCGAGGTGGTGCACGGCGGTGAAGGCTACGGCGATGAGGTAGACCGACCAGCTCTGGTAGAGCGCGATGAAGCCGAGGACGACGAAGAATTCGAAGTGCGCCGAGACGGAGCCACCCATCAGTTCGACCAGCGTGCTGGCGCTGCCGAGGAGGGCGATCGAGGTCGCAATCGAGGCGACGGCGCGGTTCTGCGTGATTCCGGCGATGGTGGCCGGCAGCAGGATGAGGACGGCGCCCTCGATGAGCGCGCCGCGAGTCCCGAACGAGCCGAAGAGGGCGAGCCCGACCAGTAGCGGAACGTGCAGCAGCAGCACGGCCTGGACCACCCGGTGCCGCTGCTTCCAGGCGGCGTCGCTGAGCGGCAGACCGATCGGCAGGAGCGCGAGCAGACCGGTGCGGTGCTGGTTGGCGCTGGCTGGCTGAGTCAAGACAGTTCCTCGTCTGGGTAGGGACGTTTCCCCCTCTATCGGCAGGCCACGATCGGACGTTAGGCGAGCTATTGGCCGGTCAAATAATCGGCGAGTAGTCGGACGGCAGTCGGCCGATACGGGGCGGCAGTCTTGCCCGGAGTGGCCGACCGTTGCCCGGCAGAACGTCGAATCCGGCGACCCGAACGACGTTTCGCGGGGCGGAGCGCCAGTAGAGCGGTCAGCAGAGCGGTCAGATGAATCTTTCGGCCGAACAGGCTGTACACGCCGACGGCTCTTGACCGGCCACCTACTCATGGGTGAAAGTCAACTAAGAATTCGCAATGAGCTGATCAACCGATCCGGGCCCTTGGGGGATTTTCGTGAGGAAGTTAATCGCTGCGTTCATCGCGGCCGTAGTTTTGCTCGGTTTCGCCGCCACGGCCCAGGCCAGTCCGGTCGCTAAATCGCCCGCGCCGGCCGCTGAGTACACCCCGGCACCGATAGTCTGGGGCCCGTGCGACAGTCCGACGCTGCAGTCCTTCGGGGCCCAGTGCGGCATGCTGACCGTTCCGATGGACTACGCGAAGCCCAACGGCACGAAGATCCAGCTCGCTGTGTCGCGGGTGTTGCACACGACAACCGACTACAAGGGCGTCATGCTCGTCAATCCAGGTGGCCCCGGCGGCTCGGGGCTCATCTACTCCGTCTTCCAGACCTTCGTTCCGAACGGTGGCGGGGCGCCTTACGACTGGATCGGATTCGACCCCCGTGGCGTCGGTTCCAGCGTCCCGGCGCTGACCTGCAACCCGAACTTCTTTCACGGTGACCGACCCCCGTACGAGCCGACCACGTCCAAGATCTACAAGCAGTGGATCAACCGCTCGAAGGCCTACGCTGCCGACTGCAAGGACGCGGCGAGCAGCGCGCTGTTCAAGCACGTGAAGACCACCGACTCGGTGGCTGACATGGAGAGCCTGCGCATCGCCCTCGGCCAGCAGAAGACCAACTACTACGGCTTCTCGTACGGGACGTACCTGGGCTCGGTCTACGCCACGCTGCACCCGACGCGCGTGGGCAAGTTCATCTTCGACGGCACCGTCGACCCGCAGCGGGTCTTCTACAAGAGCAATCTGGATCAGGACCGCGCGTTCCAGAAGACCTTCGACATCTACTTCACCTGGCTCGCGAAGTACAACAGCATCTACCACGTCGGTGCGACTCAGGCGGCGGTCCGGGCGAACTACTTCAAGGCATTGCGTCAGCTCGACCAGAAGGCAGCGGGCGGCATCCTTGGCGGCGACGAACTGATCGACGTCTTCACCTCCGCCGGGTACTACGTCTACGACTGGGAGGACATCGCTCAGGCGTTCTCGGACTACATCAACCAGGGCGATGCGACGGCGCTGATCGCTCGCTACGTAGATGCGAACCCGACCACGACCGGTGCCGACAACGGCTACGCGATGTATCTGGCCACGCAGTGCACCGACGCGCCGTGGCCGCAGAGCCAGCAGAAGCTGGACCAGGACAGTTACAAGCTGGTGAGCCAGGGTTACAACTACTTCACCTGGAGCAACGCCTGGTTCAACGGTCCCTGCGCGTACTGGAAGTTCCAGGCGAACCAGCCGGTGGACGTCACCGGCGCGAAGGTCAAGACTCCGATCCTGATGATCGGCGAGACCTACGACGCCGCGACGCCGTTCGCCGGCAGTCTGGTCGTGCGCAAGCTCTTCCCGACCGCCTCCCTGATCGAAGGCCTGGACGGGTCGACGCACGCGGGGTCGTTGTCGGGCGTGGCCTGCACGGACGACACGATTGCCACCTATCTGCTCACCGGCGCGGTGCCACCACGCAAGAGCGGCAACCAGTCGGACAAGATCTGTCCGCCGGTGCCGCAGCCGACCCCGACCCCAGCGACGGCCGCGGCGGCGTCCTCCGCGTCACGGGCCGGGACGGGCCGGGCGCAGGTGCTCGACCAGCTACGGGCGACGGTCGCATTCTCGGCCACCCACGGCTGATTCCCGGATTGGGCGGTCGACAGTGGGTGTGGTGGATGCCGACGCCTACCGGTAACTCATTCGCGTGAGCGACCGGTACGGCGATCGGACGCCTGAGCGGAGGGCGTGGGATTTGAACCCACGGTTGGGGATCACCCAACAACGGTTTTCAAGACCGTCGCACTCGGCCACTATGCGAGCCCTCCAAGTTGCCGGTCCAGCCTAGCCGACGGCGATCGGGGCGGATTCCACCAGAAATTCTGCCGCCGCTGTCGATCCGCCGCCACCTCACGCGTCGATACTGTGTGAGGCCCCAAAAAAGCGGGCCGCGACGAAAGGACAGCCCATGTCGCAGTACCTCATCCTGATCTTCGGAGACGAAGCCGAGTACGCCGCCGCCGACGAGCAGACCACCAAGGAGATCCACGCCGGGCACGGCGAATTCGCCGACATCGCCGGGGCCGCCATGGTCGGCGGCAACGCGCTGTACCCGACCGCCACCGCCACCTCGATCCGTAAGGGAGCCGATGGCGAGTTCACCGTCACCGACGGCCCCTTCGCCGAGATCAAGGAGGCGCTCGGCGGCTACTACCTGGTCGAGGCGGAGGACCTCGACGCGGCCATCGCGCTGGCCAAGGCCGTTCCGGCACCGTGGGGCGGTGTCGAAGTTCGCCCGATTCAGGTAATCGATATGTCGTGACCGGTTCGGCTACGGTCACGGCCGCAGTCGCGGACGCGCACCGTCGCGAGTGGGCCTTCGTGCTCGCCGCGACCGTGCGCGTCACCCGCGATCTGGACCTCGCCGAGGAGTGCGTCCAGGACGCCTACGCCAAGGCTCTGGACACCTGGGGAGCGCGCGGTGTCCCGGCCAACCCCGGCGCCTGGCTGACCACGGTGGCTCGACGCCGGGCCCTGGACGTGCTGCGCCGCGACTCGCTGTGGCGCCGGGCGGTACCGCTGCTCATCGAGGAGGCGGGGGCAGCCGGCGATCACATCGGCGATGATCGTGACGAGATCCCGGACGACCGGCTGCGCCTCATCTGCACCTGCTGCCACCCGGCCCTCTCGCCGGAGGCGCAGGTGGCCCTGACGCTGCGCCTGGTCGGCGGCCTGAGCACGCCGGAGGTGGCCCGCGCCTTCCTGGTGAGCGAGTCGACGATGGCCGCCCGCATCACCCGGGCCAAGAAGAAGATCAGCGGCGCCGGCATCCCCTACCGCATCCCGGACGTGCATGAACTGCCGAGCCGGATCAGCGCCGTCCTCGAGGTCATCCACCTCGTCTTCACCGCCGGACACACTGCGGCCGCGGGCGAGCAGCTACAGCGCAGTGACCTCTGCGAGCGGGCCATCGATCTCGCCCGCATGCTGCACTCGCTGCAGCCGAAGAACGGCGAGGCGACCGGCCTGCTCGCCCTCCTGCTGCTCACCGACTCGCGACGGGAGACCCGACTCGACGCCGACGGCCGGCTGGTTCTGCTGGCCGATCAGGACCGCACCCGGTGGGACCGAGCGGAGATCACCGAGGGCCTGGCGCTGGTGCCCGTCGCCCTGCGAGCCAAGTCCAACACCAAGGCCAAGTCCAAGACCAAGGCCAAGTCCAAGACCAAGACCAAGTCCAAGACCAAGTCCAAGACCAATGGCGACGGCTATCTCCCCGGACGCTTCGCCCTGCAGGCGGCGATCGCCGCCGTTCACGCTCAGGCCGCCTCCTCGCCGCAGACCAATTGGGAGGAGATCATCGGCCTCTACGACGTGCTCCTGCAGGTCTGGCCGACCCCGGTCGTCGCCCTCAACCGCGCCGCGGCGATCGGCCTGGGGCGTGGACCCGCGGCCGGCCTGGCCGCCGTCGATGACTTGACGGTGGAGCCGCAGCTGGCCAGCTACCCGTACCTGGCCGCGGCCCGGGCCGACTTCCTGCGCCAACTCGGATGCGCGGACGAGGCCCGCACCGCCTACACCGAGGCGGTCATGCTCACCGACAACGATGTGGAACGGGCCTTCCTCGCCGGCCGCCTCGCCGCGCTCTAGCCCGCTAGCTGAAGGCCCGCGGCTGGCCGGTCGCCTCCAGTACCGACAACCAGAGATCACCGTCGGGGTCCACCGTGTTGCGGGTGCTCACCACCAGCTCGATCGGCAGGTGCACGAAGCGACCGTGCCAGCGCCCCACGACCATGGCCGTGTACCCGGCCATCGCCGCGTGCACCGCGTTGTGGGCCAGCCGCAGGCAGTAGACGCTGTCGAACGGGTTCGGCGGGATGCTCCGGATCGCGTACGAGGGGTTCACGTAACGCAGATTCATCTCCAGCCCGGCTTTGCGAAAATGCGCCGCGATCCGCTCCTGCATCAGCAGCCCGATGTCGTGCAGGCGGGCGTTGCCGGAGGCGTCGGTCTCCGAACCGCGACCGGCCAGCAGTTCCTGCCCGGCTCCCTCGGCCAGAATCACCACCGCGTGCCCGCGGGCCTCCACCCGTCGCCGCAGCTGGGCCAGGAACCCCTCCTCCCCCTCCAGCCGGAACGGGATCTCCGGGATGAGCACGAAGTCGGCGTCATTCTTGGCCAGCGCCGCGTAGCAGGCGATGAAGCCGGAGTGGCGACCCATCAGCTTCACCAGCCCGACCCCGTTCGGCGCCGCCCGGGCCTCGACCGTGGCGGCTCGGATCGACTCGGTGGCCCGTCCGAATGCGGTCTGAAAACCGAAGCTGCGGTCGATGTAGGGGATGTCGTTGTCGATCGTCTTCGGAACCCCGACGACCGAGATGGTGAGACCCCGGGCGGCGATGACGTCGGCGATGGCCAGCGCCCCGCGCAGCGACCCGTCACCGCCGATGACGAAGAGCATCGAGATCCCGTCGGCCACCAGCCGGTCGACCATCGCCCCCGGATCCTGCGCGCCGCGCGACGAGCCGAGGATGGTGCCGCCGATCTCGTTGATGTCGCGCACCACGTCCGGGGTGAGCCGCATCGGCTCCCGCCCGATCAGCCCGGCGAACCCGTTGCGGTAACCGATGATGTCGCTGACCCCGTAGTGCAGGGACAGCTGCAGGACGATGCCCCGGATGACGTCGTTGAGGCCCGGGCAGAGACCACCGCAGGTGACGATCGCGGCCCGGGCACCGGCGCCGAAGAAGATCTTGCGGCGCGGCCCGCCGGGCTCATAGGTCGGGAGCTCGCTGGCGCTCACCCGCCGGGCAGTGGCCGCCACCAGGGTGTCGTCGACCAGCACCCGGTCGGTCTCGTCGACCCAGTGATAAGAGGCCTTGCGGTCGCTGAGCATCGCCAACAGCGGGGAGTCGATCGTCGCCGGCCCGAGGGTGCGAACGGCCAGATCGATGTTGGGAACAGTCATAGCCATATGATCCCGTAGCTATGTTTCCAGACACTGCAGTCTTGGCTACGCGCTAGTAGGAATGCGGGCAGAATTGACGATCGAGCTCAAGACCGTAGCCGGCCGCGGCGTCCTCGCGGCCACCATCCTCGGCGCGGGCATGTCGTTTCTGGACAGCACAGTCGTCAACGTCGCGACCCGGCAGATCGGCCTCGACTTCCACGCCAGCTTCGCCGCGCTGCAGTGGGTGCTGAACAGTTACATGCTCACGCTGGCCAGCCTCATCCTGCTCGGTGGATCCCTCGGCGACCGCCTGGGCCGGCGGCGCATCTACCTCATCGGCGTCATCTGGTTCGCCTCCGCCTCGATCCTCTGCGCGGTGAGCTGGAACATCGAGTCGCTCATCGCCGCCCGGGCCCTGCAGGGGGTCGGCGGCGCGCTGCTGACCCCGGGCAGTCTGGCCATCATCTCGGCCGCGTTCGTGCAACGGGACCGGGCCGCTGCGGTCGGCGTCTGGTCCGGCCTGACCGGAGTCAGCTCGGCCTTCGGACCGATCCTCGGCGGTTGGCTGGTCCAGGACGTCTCCTGGCGCTGGGCCTTCGCCATCAACGCACCGCTGGCCGTCGCCGTCGTGATCCTCGGGCTGCGTTACGTTCCGGAGAGCCGAGCCGAACATCTGGCCAAGCACCTGGACATCGTCGGCACCGTCCTGGTCTGCCTCGGCCTGGGCGGACTCACCTACGGCCTGATCCACGCCGGCGCCGGCTGGGACAGCACCGCGGTCGTCAGCGTGGTTGGCGGCGCCGCCATCTTCGTCGTCTTCGTCCGGCACGAGGCGCGTACCCCCGGTCCGTTGGTGCCCCTGGATCTGTTCAAGAACCGGACCTTCACCGGCACCAACATCATGACGTTCTTCACCTACGGCGCGCTGGGTGCCCTCTTCACCGTGCTGGTGCTGCACCTTCAGATCGTCGCCGGCTATGGCGCCTTCGCGGCCGGCATCTCCACCCTGCCGATCACCCTGGCGCTGCTGATCCTCTCCCGCCGCTCGGGCGCGCTGGCCAGCCGGATCGGTCCCCGCCCGCAGCTGATCGGCGGACCGCTGGTCGCCGCGGTCGGGATGGCGTTGATGCTTCGCATCGACCAGACCCACAACTCCTACCTGCTGGACGTCCTGCCGGCGGTCACCGTCTTCGGCATCGGAATGGCGATCCTGGTCGCCCCCCTCACCGCGACTGTGATGGCCGCCGCGCCGTCGGACGAGGTCGGAATCGCCTCCGGGGTGAACAACGCGGTGGCCCGGGCCGCGTCGCTGCTGGCCGTCGCCATCCTGCCCGGGCTGGGCGGCCTGCACGGCGAGAACTACCGGATCCCCGAGGACATGCTGCACGGCTTCCGAGTGGTCACGGTCTGCTGCGTGCTGCTGCTGCTCATCTCAGCCGCGGTCGTGGCGCTGACGGTGAGCGGCACCCCGCTGGCGTCGCGGTCGGTGCCGGCGACGGGCGGAACCGATGGTGGCGGTGTTGCGGATTTCGGCGACGCCACCGCATGATGATGGGCATGGACGACAAGACGATTCTCGATCACATCCACGCACTGGTAGCCGAAGAGAAGGATCTTCGTTCATCGCACGCCGGTCACGGCCTCGGCGGTGAGGGGCGTCAGCGCCTGCAGCACCTGGAGGAGCAGCTCGACCAGGCCTGGGACCTGCTTCGGCAGCGCCGGGCCAAGGTGGAGATCAACGAGGACCCGAGCACTGCTCAGCAGCGGGACGTCCACGAGGTCGAGAGCTACCTGAATTAGCCGGGAATTAGCCGGGAATTAACCGGTAACTAGCTCGGAACGAGCCGCCCGCTAACCGATCCGGACTTCGCGGCGCCCGGTCGGGGCGAAGGTGTCGTCGATGATCCGGCATGCGTTCTCGACGCCGTCCTCGGCCTGCAGCCAGCTCCCCACCAGCGCCGACTTCTCCCGGATGGAGCGGTCCGAGGTGGCCACCCGCAGCCGACGGGCGAGGCGATCGGCGTCCAGATCCTTCATCGGCGCCGGCGCCGGCCCGACGCCGAGCTCGGTGACTTTGTTGCCCCAGAACGGCTGATCGCCGAAGAAGGGGCAGACCACGCTGGGCACACCGGCCCGCAGCGCGGTGGCCGTGGTTCCGGCGCCACCGTGGTGAACGGTGGCGGCCATCTGCGGGAAGAGCATCGCGTGGTCGACCTCGTCCACGAAATACACGGTGTCGCCGGTGTGGTTCCAGCGGGGCAGCCCCTGCACCACTCCGCGGAGTCCAGTGCGGTGGAGGGCGGCCCGCACCACGTCAGCCAGGATCCGCGGCTCGCTCGCCGTCATGCTGCCGAAGCCGACGTAGACCGGCGGCGGACCGGTGTCCAGAAACTCGGCCAGCGACGGCTCCAACGGCCGGCCGTCCGAGCGCAGCCAGAATCCGGTCATGTGCACATTCGCCGGCCAGTCGAGCGGGCGGGGCACGACCACCGAACTCACTCCGCAGAGCATCGGGACCGCCGCCGCCCGGTCGTAGTGGAACGTACTGCGGCGCAGCGGCGCCAGCCCGAGCACCGAGCGGCGCAGCCGGTTGGTCATCCGGGCCAGCGCGGCCCAGGTGAGTCCCTCGATCAGCGCGAAGGTAGCTCGGTTAGCCGTGCCACCGAGGTTCCTCGCCGTGATCACCGGGTTGGCGAAGGCACCCGTCGGCTCACTGGGTTGGAACTGCAGGATTCCGTGCGGGATGCCGTAGCGCTCGGCGATGTGCCGGCCGCAGCCGCCCATCGCCGGCGCCAGGATGAGCTCGGCATCCTCGCAGGCGGCCTCCATCTCGCTGAGCGTCCGCTCCGCCAGTGGTTCGATCACGTTACGTATGCCGCGCACGAAACCCAGCGCGCCGCCGGCGAGCATCGCCTGACCCTCCTCCGACTCCACCATCTCCTGCGGATCGAAGGAGATCGGCACATGAGTCAACCCAACTCCCCGAACAACATGCGCATACCGTTCCGACGCCAGCACAGTGACGTCGTGCCCACGCTGCATGAGTCCTTCAGCAAGCGCGACGCATGGTTGGGTATCGCCGCGCGAACCAAGCGCAGCCAGAACTATTCTCATGAATCCCCCTCTTCGCTCTGATAGATCTCACTTGTCGGGCCGGCGGCCGAGACGAGCACCAGCGGATGGGACTGCATCGCCTGACCGGTTCGAAGTTCGACGTCATCCAGCAACCGGCGATGACGTCCGGACGTATCTGACACTGTGCGCAGGTGCTTCGGAACATGGCGCATCGTCACCAGCGCGACGACGGCTCCGACGAGCGTGAGCAGGGCCCCCACCTGCAGCCCGCGTTCATACCCCCCGACAAAGGCATCCGAGGCGGAAGACCCTTGCTCCACAAGGGAATTCTGCCGTCCGAGCAGTACAGCCCCGGTAAGGACGATGCCGAACACGCCGGCGATCTCCTTGGCTGCGGTGAGGACGGCCGAAGCCATCCCCGCACTCACCTCGGGAACGACGGTGAGGGCGGCCGAGGTGAGGGGAATGGACAGGGCCGATCCGACCCCGACCAGGATCAGCGCGGGCAGCAGATCGAGGTAGACCCCCGACGAGCCGACCGTGGAGACCCAGAAGAGACCGATCGCCACCATCAGCAGCCCGGCGGCGACGGTGAGGTCGGTGCCCAGCATCGCGACGATCCGCCCGACGAAGGGCACCACCAGCACCAGGACCACGGCCAGCGGGATGAAGGCCGCCCCGGCCTGGGTGGGCGAGTAACCCATGATGTTCTGCAGGAAGAGCGAGGTGAAGAAGAAGACTCCGTTGATCCCCAGACCCCAGAGGAACTGCGCGACGGTGGCCCCGCTGAAGAGGCGGTTACGGAAGAGGGCAACGTCGATGAGCGGGTCGTCGGTGTGAAACTCGGCGTAGATGAACGCGATGACGCAGAGCACCGCGACCGCGAATGCGAAGAGGATCGGCTGGGAGTTCCAGCCCTGCACCCCGCCTTCGATGAGCGCCCAGGTGAGCCCGCTCAGGGCCAGCCCGGAGAGCACCAGGCCAGGCACGTCCATCGGCCCGTCCGGGTTGGCCGGCGGTGCCTTCGGCAGCCCGATCGCGGCGATCAGCACAGTGACGGCGACGACCGGAACGTTGAGGAAGAAGATCCAGCTCCAGTGGAAGTACTCGGCGATCGCCCCGCCGACGAGTGGACCGAGGGCCAGCGCGCAGGCGGCCGACGCGGTCGCCATGCCGGCCCCGAGGACGCGCTCACGCGACGTCGCATCGGAGGCCAGGATGGCGAGCGTCGCCGGCAGGGCCAGCGCGCCACCGACGCCCTGCACGGCCCGAGTGGCGATCAGCACGCCGGCGTTGGGGGCCAGTCCCGCCAGGAGCGAGCTGGTACCGAACACCAGCATGCCGATCATGAAGATGCGCCGCCGGCCGAACCGGTCGGTGAGCTTCCCCCCGGCCAGCATCAAGCTGGCGAAGGAGAGGATGTAACTGGAGGCGATCCATTCCAGATCGTTGGTGCTCAGCTGCAGCTCTCGCTGCATCACCGGGAGAGCTACGTTGACGACCGTATTGTCGAGCGCCGTAATGAACGTAGCCAGGGAGATCGAGACGATGATGGTCGTAGAGGTCCATCGCCCCCGATCAGTGGTGGCCGAACTCAGGGCGACACTCCGGTGAGCGAACCGCTGATGCCGGCAGCGGCGGCGAACATCGGCCAGGAGCGGACGAACTCGCGGTCCCAGTAGAACCAGCTGTGGGTTCCGTTGCCGTAGAAGTCAGAGGTGACGGGAACTCCGGCTGACTGCGCCTTCTGAGCGAAGGACTGGCTCGTGCCGAGCACGACCGGCTCGATCGAGTCACTACTGGCCCCGGACGGATCGAGCGGGCCGACCTTGCCGTTGCCGGCGGAGACGAAGACCGGTGTGTTCCGCAGGTTCGCCAGCAGCGCGGCCGGGTCGTGGGCCCGCCAGATCGAGTTCTGCAGCAGGTAGTCACCCCACATGGCGACCGGGCTCTTCAGGTCGATCAGGTTACCGGCCTCGATGATGAGTCCGGTGGTGACCGAGGAGAGATCGTCCAGGCCGCTGTAGGAGGCGGCGGCGGCGAAGGTGGCCGGGTGCAGGGCGGCGAGGGCGAGCGCGCTGTAGCCGCCGCTGGAGATCCCGGCCACGACGGCCTTGCTGTTGGCCCGGTAACCACGCTGCAGCAGCTGCGGCAGCTCGGTGGCAACGAAGGTGTCGTACTGGTTTCCCTGACCGGAGATGCCGTAGTTCCAGTAATTGGTGGCGAAGGCGGAGCTGCCGATGCTGGGCAGCACGAAGAGGGCGTCGGTGGCCGCCGTCTCCTGCGGAAGCTTGGTGAACAGCGACCAGGACTGGTAGTCGGTCTTGTCATTGCCACCGTGCAGCAGGTAGACCGACGGCCAGGTCGAGCTGGGCTGGGTGGACCAGTCGGCCGGGAGCATCAGGCGAACCGGCGCGGGACCGTTGAGGGCCGGTGAGTAGACCATCAGGTCGACGGTGCGGGCATCGACCCGGCTCTCGTAGGCGACGAAGGCGCCGTCGTCGGCGCGGGCGCTGTTGAGACCGACGATCGGTACCACGCCGGCGTTCGGGACACCGATCTTGCTGGTCGAGGGGACGGCACCCAGCTTGGGGTTGGTGCCGCCGTTGCCGCTCTGGTTGACCTGGCTCAGCTGTGCGACGGAGGTGCCGGGAGCACCGGTCGGTGCCTTCGGCGCACAGTTGGAGAGGCCGAGGAAGCCGCAGCCCAGCGCACCGGCCGCGGTCTGCGGGATGACGGCCAACGCCAGGGTCACCGCTACCGCGGCGGGAATGAGAATGCGCCTCCGCCGGGAGCGACCAGCCTTGCGAATTGACTTGCTGTCGGATGAAATCTCCACTGCGCCACATCCCCCACGGTTGGCTGTTGCGGCGACATTTTTCAACGAACCGACAGTCGGCCCAGCCCCCGCAATCATTACTTGTGAGTAACCGTATTGGCCGGGTGAAGGAGCGTCAATAGCTTTGTTGGTATTGCAACCAATACCGCCGACGGACTCGGCCGAAGCCCCGTAAACACGGCACTTGCGGTGGTTGCCTACCGTCTGGACGGCATTTCGAACCGGTAATTCTCGCCGGTTTCAGCTAGTGACGTCCTTGTTACTGAAACGGGCCCAGCTGAGGGTGAGAAAGAGTGCCACATAAACCAGCGCGACCACG contains:
- a CDS encoding ATP-dependent 6-phosphofructokinase — encoded protein: MTVPNIDLAVRTLGPATIDSPLLAMLSDRKASYHWVDETDRVLVDDTLVAATARRVSASELPTYEPGGPRRKIFFGAGARAAIVTCGGLCPGLNDVIRGIVLQLSLHYGVSDIIGYRNGFAGLIGREPMRLTPDVVRDINEIGGTILGSSRGAQDPGAMVDRLVADGISMLFVIGGDGSLRGALAIADVIAARGLTISVVGVPKTIDNDIPYIDRSFGFQTAFGRATESIRAATVEARAAPNGVGLVKLMGRHSGFIACYAALAKNDADFVLIPEIPFRLEGEEGFLAQLRRRVEARGHAVVILAEGAGQELLAGRGSETDASGNARLHDIGLLMQERIAAHFRKAGLEMNLRYVNPSYAIRSIPPNPFDSVYCLRLAHNAVHAAMAGYTAMVVGRWHGRFVHLPIELVVSTRNTVDPDGDLWLSVLEATGQPRAFS
- a CDS encoding glycosyltransferase, encoding MRIVLAALGSRGDTQPCVALAEGLMQRGHDVTVLASERYAHVVRGVGLTHVPISFDPQEMVESEEGQAMLAGGALGFVRGIRNVIEPLAERTLSEMEAACEDAELILAPAMGGCGRHIAERYGIPHGILQFQPSEPTGAFANPVITARNLGGTANRATFALIEGLTWAALARMTNRLRRSVLGLAPLRRSTFHYDRAAAVPMLCGVSSVVVPRPLDWPANVHMTGFWLRSDGRPLEPSLAEFLDTGPPPVYVGFGSMTASEPRILADVVRAALHRTGLRGVVQGLPRWNHTGDTVYFVDEVDHAMLFPQMAATVHHGGAGTTATALRAGVPSVVCPFFGDQPFWGNKVTELGVGPAPAPMKDLDADRLARRLRVATSDRSIREKSALVGSWLQAEDGVENACRIIDDTFAPTGRREVRIG
- a CDS encoding DUF2630 family protein; protein product: MDDKTILDHIHALVAEEKDLRSSHAGHGLGGEGRQRLQHLEEQLDQAWDLLRQRRAKVEINEDPSTAQQRDVHEVESYLN
- a CDS encoding MFS transporter; its protein translation is MVLLGPRVRPLLADVRRRCRHQRFAHRSVALSSATTDRGRWTSTTIIVSISLATFITALDNTVVNVALPVMQRELQLSTNDLEWIASSYILSFASLMLAGGKLTDRFGRRRIFMIGMLVFGTSSLLAGLAPNAGVLIATRAVQGVGGALALPATLAILASDATSRERVLGAGMATASAACALALGPLVGGAIAEYFHWSWIFFLNVPVVAVTVLIAAIGLPKAPPANPDGPMDVPGLVLSGLALSGLTWALIEGGVQGWNSQPILFAFAVAVLCVIAFIYAEFHTDDPLIDVALFRNRLFSGATVAQFLWGLGINGVFFFTSLFLQNIMGYSPTQAGAAFIPLAVVLVLVVPFVGRIVAMLGTDLTVAAGLLMVAIGLFWVSTVGSSGVYLDLLPALILVGVGSALSIPLTSAALTVVPEVSAGMASAVLTAAKEIAGVFGIVLTGAVLLGRQNSLVEQGSSASDAFVGGYERGLQVGALLTLVGAVVALVTMRHVPKHLRTVSDTSGRHRRLLDDVELRTGQAMQSHPLVLVSAAGPTSEIYQSEEGDS
- a CDS encoding MFS transporter, with translation MTIELKTVAGRGVLAATILGAGMSFLDSTVVNVATRQIGLDFHASFAALQWVLNSYMLTLASLILLGGSLGDRLGRRRIYLIGVIWFASASILCAVSWNIESLIAARALQGVGGALLTPGSLAIISAAFVQRDRAAAVGVWSGLTGVSSAFGPILGGWLVQDVSWRWAFAINAPLAVAVVILGLRYVPESRAEHLAKHLDIVGTVLVCLGLGGLTYGLIHAGAGWDSTAVVSVVGGAAIFVVFVRHEARTPGPLVPLDLFKNRTFTGTNIMTFFTYGALGALFTVLVLHLQIVAGYGAFAAGISTLPITLALLILSRRSGALASRIGPRPQLIGGPLVAAVGMALMLRIDQTHNSYLLDVLPAVTVFGIGMAILVAPLTATVMAAAPSDEVGIASGVNNAVARAASLLAVAILPGLGGLHGENYRIPEDMLHGFRVVTVCCVLLLLISAAVVALTVSGTPLASRSVPATGGTDGGGVADFGDATA